From the genome of Phycodurus eques isolate BA_2022a chromosome 22, UOR_Pequ_1.1, whole genome shotgun sequence, one region includes:
- the vezt gene encoding vezatin: protein MSMFAVDPCTKQTCAHDSSLAAAFSMRKANSLSMEARQERAARRWGSAMTQEFDEDVVFENSPLFRYLHDLGRTDFEACPTAARDEDGDLDRPQKAEAGVTRTLAEALWRWSPLQKAHTLEQQRLDGVLGEYSVRCILDQDVLLQEDVELIELLDPSLLTLPSAPDRAGALPRPGLFAAPSSWDLAGLAGLAAVLLGLCSASGGTWSLAAAPWGLATLAWAAVRAAALRRRGGAQRDVHARASQLRTLIHASKTLTGMSRKALRLVQETEVISRGFTLVSTAGTFSRAGPGAPPRGRQLMGLRKTLYRALRSAFRASRRATCHMLKEYPLTSEVDNVTNYVSAVPLKELGLGLGIEHLGDEQAQELTDDYSLPALKMLFQLWVGQSSECFRRLALLMSPRRLEEELKEGGGPKEDSSTPPLPALHRSIAAVTEPLHRALAACLEEVRRSYDFHRHFETQARTSGSDRGARVREKCRELNTLHASIRSLQLHLKALLSEMIILEDDLEKLMVSEEPSELTPDSYRDLSERLNRLQPHMRASAGCWDDTVGQAERMLRRANDCAGNAEGPDQCGIPVSEMPEPPPSYPLILDRDPVPEELEFEAYVSESDSDSGGEGKDSCCDMSTPEERERQGREREESRRVLSELKAVLGFRASEGERMKRKQMLFSEQAASICCCDAPSAASTASAERGDDGGNDRSESAAGNERAAQEGKDERVRPDPSEFSCGSEAEEEAAGTSVCARGGGGASELHQYEGEEGDEEERNGLDCRLKPRVPAFSIMDRLTEIHGSETLSFSSSVAAQVAARSHSLVKMEEQMFGDEEDEGEEEEQ, encoded by the exons CGACGGCGGCGCGGGATGAAGACGGCGACCTGGACAGACCCCAGAAAGCGGAG GCTGGGGTCACGCGGACACTGGCTGAAGCCTTGTGGCGATGGAGCCCACTCCAGAAAGCGCACACACTGGAGCAGCAGCGGCTG GACGGCGTGCTGGGCGAGTACTCCGTGCGCTGCATCCTGGATCAGGACGTGCTGCTGCAGGAGGACGTGGAGCTGATCGAGCTGTTGGACCCCAGCCTGCTGACGCTTCCCTCGGCGCCCGATCGCGCCGGCGCCCTTCCCCGACCCGGCCTCTTCGCCGCACCCTCATCATG GGACTTGGCCGGTCTGGCGGGCCTGGCCGCGGTTCTGCTGGGTCTGTGCTCGGCGTCCGGAGGCACGTGGTCGCTGGCGGCCGCCCCCTGGGGCCTGGCCACGCTGGCGTGGGCGGCCGTGCGGGCGGCGGCGCTGCGGCGTCGGGGCGGTGCCCAGCGGGACGTCCACGCCCGGGCCTCGCAGCTGCGCACGCTGATCCACGCCAGCAAGACGCTGACGGGGATGTCGCGCAAGGCTCTGCGCCTGGTGCAGGAGACGGAGGTCATCTCCCGAGGCTTCACCCT GGTGAGTACGGCCGGCACCTTTAGCAGGGCGGGGCCGGGGGCGCCGCCCCGAGGCCGGCAGCTGATGGGACTGCGCAAGACCTTGTACCGGGCCCTCCGCTCGGCCTTCAGAGCCTCGCGAAGGGCCACCTGTCACATGCTCAAGGAATATCCTCTTAC CTCGGAGGTGGACAACGTGACCAACTACGTTTCGGCGGTGCCTCTGAAGGAGCTGGGCCTGGGCCTGGGCATCGAACACCTGGGCGACGAGCAGGCCCAAGAGCTGACCGACGACTACAGCCTGCCCGCCCTCAAG ATGTTGTTCCAACTGTGGGTGGGGCAAAGCTCAGAGTGCTTCCGCCGATTAGCCCTCCTAATGTCGCCGCGCCGACTCGAGGAGGAACTGAAGGAAGGCGGCGGTCCCAAAGAAGATTCCTCCACGCCTCCTCTTCCCGCACTGCACCGCTCTATCGCCGCCGTGACCGAGCCTCTCCACCGCGCGCTGGCCGCCTGCCTCGAGGAGGTGCGGCGAAGCTACGACTTTCACCGCCACTTCGAGACGCAGGCCAGGACGTCGGGTTCCGACCGCGGCGCTCGGGTCCGAGAGAAGTGCCGAGAGCTGAACACTCTTCACGCTTCCATCCGAAGCCTGCAGCTCCACCTCAAGGCCCTGCTGAGCGA GATGATTATCCTGGAGGACGACCTGGAGAAACTGATGGTGTCCGAGGAGCCCAGCGAGCTGACTCCGGATAGCTACCGGGACCTGAGCGAGAGGCTGAATCGGCTCCAGCCGCACATGCGGGCCAGCGCCGGATGCTGGGACGACACGGTCGGACAGGCGGAGCGCATGCTGAGGCGGGCCAACGACTGTGCAG GTAACGCTGAGGGTCCCGACCAGTGTGGGATCCCTGTGTCCGAGATGCCTGAACCTCCTCCCTCCTATCCTTTGATACTGGACAGAGATCCTGTTCCAGAAGAGCTG GAGTTCGAGGCCTACGTGTCGGAGTCGGACTCGGACTCGGGCGGCGAGGGCAAGGACTCGTGTTGCGACATGTCGACTCCGGAGGAGCGGGAGCGTCAGGGTCGCGAGCGGGAGGAGTCCCGCCGCGTCCTGTCCGAGCTCAAGGCGGTGCTGGGATTCCGTGCGTCCGAGGGCGAGAGGATGAAGAGGAAGCAGATGCTCTTCAGCGAACAAG CTGCTTCCATTTGCTGTTGCGACGCTCCGTCAGCCGCTTCCACAGCCTCAGCAGAAAGAGGCGACGACGGAGGAAATGACCGATCAGAATCTGCTGCAGGAAACGAACGGGCAGCGCAGGAAGGAAAGGACGAGCGGGTGAGGCCTGACCCCTCCGAGTTCAGCTGCGGTTCGGAGGCGGAAGAAGAGGCGGCGGGAACGTCCGTGTGTGCCCGAGGGGGAGGCGGAGCATCCGAGTTGCACCAGTACGAAGGCGAGGAGGGTGACGAGGAGGAACGGAACGGCTTGGACTGCCGCCTCAAGCCCAGAGTTCCCGCTTTCTCCATCATGGACAGACTGACGGAGATCCACGGCTCGGAGACCCTCAGCTTCAGCTCGTCCGTGGCGGCGCAGGTGGCGGCGCGATCGCACTCGCTAGTCAAGATGGAGGAGCAGATGTTTGGAGATGAAGAGGAtgagggggaggaagaggagcaatGA
- the metap2a gene encoding methionine aminopeptidase 2 isoform X1 encodes MAAVLAQQKQVQEVQMNGEAADREDVDPVEEAAAKKRKKKKKKNKSAAAGPDGDDVAEVTKELEKQVMEDKEEEGEEGERQTHPQRMRFHPPITSSRTFADDGENSAGKKKKKKKKKKGSKGQTDPPSIPICELYPAGEFPIGQQCEYPPSHDGRSAAWRSSNEERRVLDKANEEVWNDFRQAAEAHRQVRQHVRGFLKPGMTMIEICERLEDCSRKLIKENKLHAGLAFPTGCSLNHCAAHYTPNAGDPTVLQYDDVCKIDFGTHINGRIIDCAFTVTFNPKYDKLLEAVKDATNTGIKNAGIDVRLCDVGEAIQEVMESYEVELDGKTYQVKPIRNLNGHSIGQYRIHAGKTVPIVKGGEATKMEEGEVYAIETFGSTGKGVVHDDMECSHYMKNFDVGHVPIRLPRAKHLLNVINENFGTLAFCRRWLDRLGESKYLMALKNLCDLGIMDPYPPLCDTKGCYTAQFEHTILLRPTCKEVVSRGDDY; translated from the exons ATGGCGGCGGTGCTCGCGCAGCAAAAACAGGTCCAGGAGGTCCAGATGAACGGCGAAGCCGCGGATCGAGAGGATGTCGACCCGGTGGAAGAGGCGGCGgccaagaagaggaagaaaaagaagaagaagaacaagtcAGCTGCGGCCG GTCCCGATGGAGACGATGTTGCCGAGGTCACGAAGGAGCTCGAGAAGCAGGTGATGGAGGACAAGGAAGAGGAGGGCGAGGAAGGTGAGCGTCAAACACACCCTCAACGCATGCGTTTTCATCCACCAATCACCTCATCTCGCACCTTCGCAGATGACGGCGAGAACTCGgcagggaagaagaagaagaagaaaaagaagaagaaaggat ccAAAGGTCAGACCGATCCGCCGTCTATTCCCATCTGTGAGCTGTATCCTGCTGGGGAGTTCCCCATCGGACAGCAGTGCGAATACCCTCCTTCACATGATGG GCGCAGCGCGGCGTGGCGCAGCAGCAACGAGGAGAGGCGAGTGCTGGACAAAGCCAACGAGGAGGTGTGGAACGACTTCAGGCAGGCGGCCGAGGCTCACAGGCAGGTCCGGCAGCACGTCAGAGGGTTCCTGAAACCCGGGATGACCATGATCGAAATATG CGAGCGTCTCGAGGATTGCTCCCGGAAGCTAATCAAGGAGAACAAGCTGCACGCCGGCCTGGCGTTCCCCACCGGCTGCTCGCTCAACCACTGCGCTGCCCACTACACTCCCAACGCCGGAGACCCCACAGTCCTGCAGTATGACGACGTGTGCAAAATCGACTTTGGCACGCACATCAACG GGCGAATCATTGACTGTGCCTTCACCGTCACCTTCAACCCAAAGTACGACAAGCTGCTGGAAGCCGTCAAAGACGCCACCAACACCGGCATCAAA AACGCTGGAATCGACGTGCGTCTGTGTGACGTCGGAGAGGCCATTCAGGAAGTGATGGAGTCCTACGAGGTGGAGTTGGATGGCAAAACGTATCAAG TCAAACCCATCCGAAACCTCAACGGCCATTCCATTGGCCAGTACAGGATACACGCCGGAAAGACTGTGCCAATCGTCAAAGGAGGGGAAGCCACTAAAATGGAG GAAGGCGAGGTGTACGCCATCGAGACGTTCGGCAGCACGGGCAAAGGCGTGGTCCACGACGACATGGAGTGCTCACACTACATGAAGAACTTTGACGTGGGCCACGTGCCCATCAG GCTCCCACGGGCGAAGCACCTCCTGAACGTGATCAACGAGAACTTCGGCACGCTGGCGTTCTGCCGCCGGTGGCTGGACCGCCTGGGCGAGAGCAAGTACCTGATGGCCCTGAAGAACCTGTGCGACCTGGGCATCATGGACCCCTACCCGCCGCTGTGCGACACCAAGGGCTGCTACACGGCGCAGTTTGAGCACACCATCTTGCTCAGGCCCACCTGCAAGGAGGTGGTGAGCCGGGGAGACGACTACTGA
- the metap2a gene encoding methionine aminopeptidase 2 isoform X2, translating into MAAVLAQQKQVQEVQMNGEAADREDVDPVEEAAAKKRKKKKKKNKSAAAGPDGDDVAEVTKELEKQVMEDKEEEGEEDDGENSAGKKKKKKKKKKGSKGQTDPPSIPICELYPAGEFPIGQQCEYPPSHDGRSAAWRSSNEERRVLDKANEEVWNDFRQAAEAHRQVRQHVRGFLKPGMTMIEICERLEDCSRKLIKENKLHAGLAFPTGCSLNHCAAHYTPNAGDPTVLQYDDVCKIDFGTHINGRIIDCAFTVTFNPKYDKLLEAVKDATNTGIKNAGIDVRLCDVGEAIQEVMESYEVELDGKTYQVKPIRNLNGHSIGQYRIHAGKTVPIVKGGEATKMEEGEVYAIETFGSTGKGVVHDDMECSHYMKNFDVGHVPIRLPRAKHLLNVINENFGTLAFCRRWLDRLGESKYLMALKNLCDLGIMDPYPPLCDTKGCYTAQFEHTILLRPTCKEVVSRGDDY; encoded by the exons ATGGCGGCGGTGCTCGCGCAGCAAAAACAGGTCCAGGAGGTCCAGATGAACGGCGAAGCCGCGGATCGAGAGGATGTCGACCCGGTGGAAGAGGCGGCGgccaagaagaggaagaaaaagaagaagaagaacaagtcAGCTGCGGCCG GTCCCGATGGAGACGATGTTGCCGAGGTCACGAAGGAGCTCGAGAAGCAGGTGATGGAGGACAAGGAAGAGGAGGGCGAGGAAG ATGACGGCGAGAACTCGgcagggaagaagaagaagaagaaaaagaagaagaaaggat ccAAAGGTCAGACCGATCCGCCGTCTATTCCCATCTGTGAGCTGTATCCTGCTGGGGAGTTCCCCATCGGACAGCAGTGCGAATACCCTCCTTCACATGATGG GCGCAGCGCGGCGTGGCGCAGCAGCAACGAGGAGAGGCGAGTGCTGGACAAAGCCAACGAGGAGGTGTGGAACGACTTCAGGCAGGCGGCCGAGGCTCACAGGCAGGTCCGGCAGCACGTCAGAGGGTTCCTGAAACCCGGGATGACCATGATCGAAATATG CGAGCGTCTCGAGGATTGCTCCCGGAAGCTAATCAAGGAGAACAAGCTGCACGCCGGCCTGGCGTTCCCCACCGGCTGCTCGCTCAACCACTGCGCTGCCCACTACACTCCCAACGCCGGAGACCCCACAGTCCTGCAGTATGACGACGTGTGCAAAATCGACTTTGGCACGCACATCAACG GGCGAATCATTGACTGTGCCTTCACCGTCACCTTCAACCCAAAGTACGACAAGCTGCTGGAAGCCGTCAAAGACGCCACCAACACCGGCATCAAA AACGCTGGAATCGACGTGCGTCTGTGTGACGTCGGAGAGGCCATTCAGGAAGTGATGGAGTCCTACGAGGTGGAGTTGGATGGCAAAACGTATCAAG TCAAACCCATCCGAAACCTCAACGGCCATTCCATTGGCCAGTACAGGATACACGCCGGAAAGACTGTGCCAATCGTCAAAGGAGGGGAAGCCACTAAAATGGAG GAAGGCGAGGTGTACGCCATCGAGACGTTCGGCAGCACGGGCAAAGGCGTGGTCCACGACGACATGGAGTGCTCACACTACATGAAGAACTTTGACGTGGGCCACGTGCCCATCAG GCTCCCACGGGCGAAGCACCTCCTGAACGTGATCAACGAGAACTTCGGCACGCTGGCGTTCTGCCGCCGGTGGCTGGACCGCCTGGGCGAGAGCAAGTACCTGATGGCCCTGAAGAACCTGTGCGACCTGGGCATCATGGACCCCTACCCGCCGCTGTGCGACACCAAGGGCTGCTACACGGCGCAGTTTGAGCACACCATCTTGCTCAGGCCCACCTGCAAGGAGGTGGTGAGCCGGGGAGACGACTACTGA
- the usp44 gene encoding ubiquitin carboxyl-terminal hydrolase 44: MDRCKHVGRLRLAPDHSILNPQKWHCVDCNTSESIWACLGCAHVACGRYIEEHALQHFKQQRHPLAMEVNELYVFCYLCDDYVLNDNATGDLKLLRSTLSAIQSQRYEVTTRSGRTLRSAADAPTPCGASELQLRDEDRMFTALWHRRRALMGRVFRLWFGLTERGRARQEEERRREQEEDQKREARERRRALKRQLHEQLENAPQRKSRRLRQRTRRTPDGAVKTPQKTNTSAPLLARRSRTPATPAPKRSARVKKTDSKPKSKSGSSSGSKSKRKPLPAPSRQSASRRKQATEDGGSPFKRRPTVTPGVTGLRNLGNTCYMNSILQVLSHLHVFRECFLRLDLTQALELLASAVHGQLAAEPSPLSPHRKGIPAGAGLSGGAARGRKMELIQPKEPSSKHISLCHELHTLFQVMWSGKWALVSPFAMLHSVWQLIPAFRGYAQQDAQEFLCELLDKVQRELESTGARAPSAADVPHTQKRLIKQVLSVVNTIFHGQLLSQVTCVACDHRSNTVEPFWDLSLEFPERYHSNSSRESATQASCHLTEMLAKFTETEALEGNIYACDQCNSTRRRSLSKAVLLTEAQKQLTVHKLPQVLRLHLKRFRWSGRNHREKIGVHVRFDQLLDMEPYCRGGEPSAAPTSPRTKLFLYDLSAVVMHHGKGFGSGHYTAYCYNSAGGFWVHCNDSKMNVCSVDEVCRAQAYILFYTQRVTQDKDRPL, encoded by the exons ATGGACCGCTGCAAGCACGTGGGGCGGCTGCGCTTGGCCCCGGACCACTCCATCCTCAACCCGCAGAAGTGGCACTGCGTGGACTGCAACACCAGCGAGTCCATCTGGGCGTGCCTGGGCTGCGCTCACGTGGCGTGCGGCCGCTACATCGAGGAGCACGCCCTGCAGCACTTCAAGCAGCAGCGCCACCCGCTGGCCATGGAGGTCAACGAACTCTACGTCTTTTGCTACTTGTGCGACGACTACGTCCTGAACGACAACGCCACGGGAGACCTCAAGCTGCTCCGGAGCACCCTCAGCGCCATCCAGAGCCAACGCTACGAGGTCACCACCCGCAGCGGGCGCACCCTCCGCTCCGCCGCCGACGCCCCGACGCCGTGCGGCGCCAGCGAGCTGCAGCTCCGGGACGAGGACCGCATGTTTACGGCCCTGTGGCACCGACGCCGCGCGCTCATGGGTCGCGTCTTTCGCTTGTGGTTCGGGCTGACGGAGCGCGGGCGGGCGaggcaggaggaggagaggcgGCGCGAGCAGGAAGAGGATCAGAAACGCGAGGCGAGGGAGCGAAGGCGTGCGCTCAAGAGGCAACTGCACGAGCAACTGGAGAACGCCCCGCAGAGGAAGAGTCGGCGCTTACGTCAGAGGACTCGGAGAACTCCGGACGGCGCCGTGAAAACCCCCCAAAAGACCAACACGTCCGCACCCCTCCTCGCCCGCCGCTCTCGAACTCCCGCCACGCCCGCTCCAAAGAGAAGCGCGCGTGTAAAAAAGACTGACTCGAAACCCAAATCCAAGAGCGGGTCTTCTTCTGGCAGCAAATCGAAACGCAAACCTTTACCCGCTCCCTCCCGCCAAAGCGCCAGCCGCCGAAAGCAGGCCACCGAAGACGGCGGCTCGCCCTTCAAGCGGCGCCCGACGGTCACCCCCGGGGTGACGGGCCTGCGGAACCTGGGCAACACGTGCTACATGAACTCCATCCTTCAGGTGCTGAGCCACCTGCACGTCTTCAGGGAGTGCTTCCTGCGCCTGGACCTCACGCAGGCTCTCGAGCTGCTGGCGTCCGCCGTGCACGGCCAGCTGGCGGCCGAACCCTCGCCCCTCTCGCCCCACAGGAAGGGAATCCCGGCGGGGGCGGGGCTGAGCGGAGGCGCGGCGCGGGGCCGCAAGATGGAGCTGATCCAACCCAAAGAGCCCAGCTCCAAGCACATCTCGCTGTGCCACGAGCTGCACACGCTGTTCCAGGTGATGTGGTCGGGCAAGTGGGCGCTGGTGTCGCCGTTCGCCATGCTGCACTCGGTCTGGCAGCTCATCCCGGCGTTTCGCGGATACGCCCAGCAAGACGCGCAGGAGTTCCTATGCGAGCTGTTGGACAAGGTGCAGCGGGAGCTGGAGAGCacgggcgcgcgcgcgcccaGCGCGGCCGACGTGCCGCACACGCAGAAACGCCTCATCAAGCAGGTCCTCAGCGTGGTCAACACCATCTTCCACGGGCAGCTCCTCAGCCAG GTGACGTGCGTGGCTTGCGACCATCGCTCCAACACGGTGGAGCCCTTCTGGGACTTGTCGCTGGAGTTCCCCGAGCGCTACCACAGCAACAGCAGCCGCGAGTCGGCCACGCAGGCCTCCTGTCACCTCACCGAAATGTTGGCCAAGTTCACCGAGACGGAAGCGCTGGAAGGGAACATCTACGCCTGCGACCAGTGCAACT CTACGCGAAGGAGGTCCTTGTCCAAAGCGGTCCTCCTCACCGAAGCGCAAAAACAGCTGACGGTCCACAAGCTGCCTCAGGTGCTGCGGCTCCACCTCAAACGCTTCAG GTGGTCCGGTCGCAACCACCGGGAGAAGATCGGCGTCCACGTGAGGTTCGACCAGCTCCTCGACATGGAGCCGTACTGCCGCGGCGGCGAACCCTCCGCCGCGCCGACCTCGCCGCGCACCAAGCTCTTCCTCTATGACCTGTCCGCGGTGGTGATGCATCACGGGAAAGGCTTCGGCTCGGGCCACTACACCGCCTACTGCTACAACTCGGCGGgag GTTTCTGGGTTCACTGCAACGACTCCAAGATGAACGTGTGTTCCGTGGACGAGGTTTGCCGGGCGCAGGCTTACATCCTCTTCTACACGCAGCGAGTAACTCAGGACAAAGACCGGCCGCTGTAG